One window of the Nocardia terpenica genome contains the following:
- a CDS encoding ABC transporter ATP-binding protein produces the protein MSIESVAWSQLYRASHAPQERRALSRATAGRILRFARPHRLALIGFLTFSVASALLEVANPVLAGRVVNDIVGHAAPRSVVTLAIVIGLIAVLDAGLGIVIRWLSSRIGEGLILDLRTAVFDHVQKMPIAFFTRTRTGALVSRLNNDVIGAQRAFSTTLSGVVTNIVTLVLTLAVMVRLSWQITLLALILLPLFMLPARRMGVRVAGIQREAAQLNAAMSTQMTERFSAPGATLVKLFGRPRQESAEFALRAGRVRDIGVRTTMLQTLFVTALTLVSALAVALVYGLGGWYALRGQLDAGAVVSLSLLLTRLYAPLTALASARVDVMSALVSFERVFEILDLKPLIEDAPDAKPVPEGPVSVEFDRVHFGYPAADKVSLASLEDVATLDTRGGVEVLHGISLRAEPGQMVALVGSSGAGKSTIAQLVSRLYDVDDGVVRLNGVDVRELTGRSIQDAVGLVTQDGHLFHDSIRGNLLLARPEANESELWDALQRARLLDLVASLPDGLDTIVGERGYRLSGGERQRLTIARLLLKQPRVVILDEATASLDSTSEAAVQEALNEALDGRTALVIAHRLSTVRGADKILVIEDGRIVEQGTHTELLDAGGRYTELYRTQFADDTETAAA, from the coding sequence ATGAGCATCGAATCGGTGGCGTGGAGCCAGCTGTACCGGGCGTCGCACGCGCCGCAGGAACGGCGCGCGCTCAGCCGGGCGACGGCCGGTCGCATCCTGCGGTTCGCGCGCCCGCATCGGCTCGCGCTGATCGGGTTCCTGACCTTCAGCGTGGCGTCGGCGCTGCTGGAGGTGGCCAATCCGGTGCTGGCCGGGCGGGTGGTCAACGACATCGTGGGGCATGCCGCGCCCCGGTCGGTGGTCACCCTGGCGATCGTCATCGGCCTGATCGCCGTCCTCGACGCCGGGCTCGGCATCGTCATCCGCTGGCTGTCCTCGCGCATCGGTGAGGGCCTGATCCTGGACCTGCGCACCGCGGTGTTCGACCACGTGCAGAAGATGCCGATCGCCTTCTTCACCCGCACCCGCACCGGCGCGCTGGTGAGCCGCCTCAACAACGACGTGATCGGCGCGCAGCGCGCCTTCAGCACCACGCTGTCCGGGGTGGTCACCAATATCGTCACGCTGGTGCTCACCCTCGCGGTCATGGTGCGGCTGTCCTGGCAGATCACGCTGCTGGCCCTGATTCTGCTGCCGCTGTTCATGCTTCCCGCCCGCCGCATGGGCGTTCGGGTGGCGGGCATCCAGCGGGAGGCGGCGCAGCTCAATGCCGCCATGAGCACCCAGATGACCGAGCGCTTCTCCGCGCCCGGCGCCACCCTGGTGAAGCTGTTCGGGCGGCCGCGGCAGGAGTCCGCGGAATTCGCGCTGCGGGCCGGGCGGGTGCGCGATATCGGCGTGCGCACCACCATGCTGCAAACCCTGTTCGTCACCGCGCTGACGCTGGTGTCGGCGCTGGCGGTGGCGCTGGTCTACGGGCTCGGCGGCTGGTACGCGCTGCGCGGCCAGCTCGACGCGGGCGCGGTGGTGTCGCTGTCGCTGCTGCTCACCCGGCTCTACGCCCCGCTCACCGCGCTCGCGAGCGCCCGGGTGGATGTCATGTCGGCGCTGGTGAGCTTCGAGCGGGTCTTCGAGATCCTCGACCTGAAGCCGCTGATCGAGGACGCGCCGGACGCCAAACCCGTTCCGGAAGGCCCGGTTTCGGTGGAGTTCGACCGGGTGCACTTCGGCTACCCGGCCGCCGACAAGGTCTCGCTGGCCTCGCTGGAGGACGTCGCCACGCTCGACACCCGCGGCGGAGTCGAAGTGCTGCACGGCATTTCGCTGCGCGCCGAACCGGGGCAGATGGTGGCGCTGGTCGGTTCCTCCGGCGCCGGGAAATCGACCATCGCGCAGCTGGTTTCGCGACTGTACGACGTGGACGACGGTGTGGTGCGGCTCAACGGCGTCGACGTGCGCGAGCTGACCGGGCGGTCGATTCAGGACGCGGTCGGGCTCGTCACCCAGGACGGGCATCTGTTCCACGACTCCATTCGCGGCAATCTGCTGCTGGCCCGGCCGGAGGCCAACGAGTCGGAGCTGTGGGACGCCCTGCAACGGGCCCGGTTGCTCGATCTGGTGGCATCGCTGCCGGATGGTCTCGACACCATCGTCGGCGAACGGGGTTACCGGCTGTCCGGCGGCGAACGCCAACGCCTGACCATCGCCCGCCTGCTGCTCAAGCAACCGCGGGTGGTCATCCTCGACGAGGCCACCGCGTCGCTCGACTCCACTTCCGAAGCGGCCGTTCAGGAAGCGCTCAACGAAGCGCTCGACGGCCGCACCGCCCTGGTCATCGCGCACCGCCTGTCGACGGTCCGGGGCGCGGACAAGATCCTCGTCATCGAGGACGGCCGCATCGTCGAGCAGGGCACCCATACCGAACTGCTCGACGCGGGTGGACGCTACACGGAGCTGTACCGCACCCAGTTCGCCGACGACACCGAAACCGCTGCGGCGTAA
- a CDS encoding NADP-dependent oxidoreductase translates to MKAIQYERFGGPEVLELAEVPVPKPTGAQARIAVRAAGVNPADFKRRKGQFGPVEFPAQAGFEIAGVVDAVGPESPWRVGDEVLGWADSGGYAEFAVGTRLVAKPGQLSFPDAAAIPVAAGTAERGLRLLELKADETLLIHGASGAVGSMAAQLARAAGVIVIGTASAANQEVVAGLGATPTTYGDGVVDRVRALAPNGIDAVLDCAGHDFLDAAIALRGGTDRIVTFVDPAAAEKGVVFSSGGGASVLEAVERAAQLVASGAFHLPAPARLFPLSEAAEAQLESEIGHGLGKIVLTTG, encoded by the coding sequence ATGAAGGCGATTCAGTACGAACGTTTCGGCGGACCCGAGGTGTTGGAGCTGGCCGAGGTTCCCGTCCCGAAGCCGACCGGAGCGCAGGCGCGGATCGCGGTGCGCGCCGCCGGGGTCAATCCGGCGGACTTCAAGCGTCGCAAGGGCCAGTTCGGCCCGGTGGAGTTCCCCGCGCAGGCCGGTTTCGAGATCGCGGGCGTGGTGGACGCGGTCGGGCCCGAATCGCCCTGGCGGGTGGGCGACGAGGTGCTGGGCTGGGCCGATTCCGGCGGCTACGCCGAGTTCGCGGTCGGCACCCGGCTGGTGGCCAAGCCCGGACAGCTGTCGTTCCCGGACGCCGCCGCGATTCCGGTCGCCGCCGGAACCGCCGAGCGCGGACTGCGCCTGCTGGAGCTGAAGGCCGACGAGACCCTGCTGATCCACGGCGCTTCCGGCGCGGTCGGCTCGATGGCCGCGCAACTGGCCCGGGCGGCCGGGGTCATCGTGATCGGCACGGCGTCCGCGGCCAATCAGGAGGTCGTCGCGGGCCTGGGCGCGACCCCGACCACCTACGGCGACGGAGTGGTCGACCGGGTCCGCGCGCTCGCGCCTAACGGCATCGACGCGGTCCTCGACTGCGCGGGCCACGATTTCCTCGACGCGGCCATCGCGCTGCGCGGCGGCACCGACCGCATCGTCACCTTCGTCGACCCCGCCGCCGCCGAGAAGGGCGTGGTCTTCTCCAGCGGCGGCGGCGCTTCGGTCCTGGAGGCCGTCGAGCGAGCCGCGCAACTGGTGGCCTCCGGCGCCTTCCACCTCCCCGCCCCCGCCCGCCTGTTCCCCCTCTCCGAAGCCGCCGAAGCCCAACTGGAAAGCGAAATCGGCCACGGCCTCGGCAAAATCGTCCTCACCACCGGCTGA
- a CDS encoding class I SAM-dependent methyltransferase: MGVPDHDRWNINIHYHRLLADAVADADTVLDIGCGEGMLARRLRRRASRVTGIDLHEPSIELARAQSPDGDITYIHGDALEYPFAPASFDGIVSVATLHHMDAEAGLTRMRELLRPGGTLAVVGFAQSTLPRELPMTAASVLAYAGVRLVRRKQWAHPSPIVWPPPETYAGMRRLAERVLPGARFRRHLLLRYSIVWTDPGQKRAGKK, encoded by the coding sequence ATGGGGGTTCCCGATCACGACCGGTGGAATATCAATATCCACTATCACCGCCTGCTGGCCGATGCCGTCGCCGACGCCGATACGGTGCTCGACATCGGATGCGGGGAGGGCATGCTGGCGCGGCGGCTGCGGCGACGGGCGTCGCGGGTGACCGGAATCGACCTGCACGAGCCGAGTATCGAGCTGGCGCGGGCGCAGTCGCCGGACGGCGACATCACCTATATCCACGGCGATGCGCTCGAATACCCGTTCGCCCCAGCCTCGTTCGACGGCATCGTCTCCGTCGCCACCCTGCATCACATGGACGCGGAGGCCGGGCTGACCCGGATGCGGGAGCTGCTGCGGCCGGGCGGGACGCTCGCCGTGGTCGGATTCGCGCAGAGCACCCTGCCGCGCGAGTTGCCCATGACGGCCGCGTCGGTGCTGGCGTATGCCGGGGTGCGGCTGGTGCGACGGAAGCAATGGGCCCATCCGTCGCCGATCGTGTGGCCGCCGCCGGAAACCTATGCGGGCATGCGCCGACTCGCGGAACGGGTCCTGCCCGGCGCACGCTTCCGGCGGCACCTGCTGCTGCGGTACTCGATCGTGTGGACCGATCCCGGCCAAAAGCGCGCCGGGAAAAAATAA
- a CDS encoding FAD-binding and (Fe-S)-binding domain-containing protein: MTDSWVRALRDRIDGEVDASARRCAEYSSDASNYRVLPAAVVFPRGDGDVAAALAFARNEGLAVTARGAGTSVAGNAIGSGLVLDFSRHMNSVLEIDPENHWARVQPGLVLASLQKAAGRHGLRLGPDPSTQNRCTLGGMIGNNACGPRAVAWGRTSDTARELRILDGIGTERALGAEVASVPGLADFTRRNLALIRTELGRFDRQASGYALEHLLPERGSSAVRAFVGTEGTCGLLLEATVDLVPLPGATALVVLGYPDMPTAADDVAAVMAGGPIAVEGIDARLVDVVRAHRGRAPDLPRGGGWLFVELAGATPAEAYDQAAALCRATGALDTRIVTDPAAAAALWRIRADGAGLAGRTPDGHPAWPGWEDAAVPPANLGAYLRDFEALMRAHGVDGLLYGHIGDGCIHVRLDLPIADAPQRFRAFLEDATDLVVRHGGSLSGEHGDGHARSELLARMYSPAALDAFAEFKALFDPDDVLNPGILVRPKRIDENLRLAGLRPVPSAGGFALPHDRDLGAAVHRCVGIGKCRADTRATGGFMCPSYLATADEKDSTRGRARVLQEVVRGALDWRSDAVADSLDLCLSCKACGSDCPAGVDMATYKSETLHRRYRHRLRPRDHYALGQLPRWLALATRAPRLFNSLTTLSPLRRLGLRAAGMDPRREVPALAPKSFRAQWKRRIESTSDAPRPRNADVMLWIDSFTDVFAPEIAWTAVELIESLGHAVTIPARRVCCGLTWISTGQLDGARKRLRATLDALDEHVRAGGIVVGLEPSCTAVLRSDLAELLPDDPRSAATAAAVRTLAEFLERDPAWRPPDRSADTVLVQPHCHHHAVLGFDADRRILSATGAHVTEITGCCGLAGNFGMQSGHYDISVAVAENGLLPALRSAATGTHFIADGFSCRTQAEQLGTHTGHHLAQFLRER, from the coding sequence ATGACCGATTCGTGGGTGCGTGCGCTGCGCGACAGGATCGACGGTGAGGTCGACGCGTCCGCGCGGCGGTGCGCGGAGTACTCGTCCGATGCCTCGAACTATCGAGTTCTGCCCGCGGCGGTGGTGTTCCCGCGCGGCGACGGGGATGTCGCCGCGGCGCTGGCGTTCGCGCGCAACGAGGGGCTGGCGGTGACCGCGCGCGGCGCCGGAACATCGGTGGCGGGCAATGCGATCGGGTCCGGACTCGTGCTCGACTTCAGTCGGCACATGAACTCGGTTCTCGAGATCGATCCCGAAAACCATTGGGCGCGAGTGCAACCGGGTCTGGTGCTGGCGAGTCTCCAGAAGGCCGCCGGTCGGCACGGGCTGCGCCTGGGCCCCGACCCCTCCACCCAGAATCGCTGCACGCTCGGCGGCATGATCGGCAACAATGCCTGCGGACCACGCGCGGTGGCCTGGGGCCGCACCTCCGACACCGCGCGGGAGCTGCGAATACTCGACGGCATCGGCACCGAGCGCGCACTCGGCGCCGAGGTGGCCTCGGTGCCCGGCCTCGCCGATTTCACCCGGCGCAATCTGGCGCTCATCCGCACCGAACTCGGCCGCTTCGACCGGCAGGCGTCGGGCTACGCGCTGGAACACCTGCTGCCGGAACGCGGTTCGTCGGCGGTGCGGGCATTCGTCGGCACCGAGGGCACCTGCGGCCTGCTGCTGGAGGCGACCGTCGACCTGGTGCCGCTGCCGGGCGCCACGGCGCTGGTGGTGCTCGGCTATCCCGATATGCCCACGGCCGCAGACGATGTCGCCGCGGTCATGGCCGGTGGCCCGATCGCGGTCGAGGGCATCGACGCCCGGCTGGTCGACGTGGTGCGCGCCCACCGCGGCCGCGCCCCCGACCTGCCCCGGGGCGGCGGCTGGCTGTTCGTCGAACTGGCCGGTGCGACCCCCGCCGAGGCGTACGACCAAGCCGCCGCGCTGTGCCGGGCCACCGGCGCGCTGGACACCCGCATCGTCACCGATCCGGCCGCCGCGGCCGCGCTGTGGCGCATCCGCGCGGACGGCGCGGGCCTGGCGGGCCGCACCCCGGACGGGCATCCGGCCTGGCCGGGCTGGGAGGACGCGGCCGTCCCGCCCGCGAATCTCGGTGCGTACCTGCGCGATTTCGAGGCGCTCATGCGCGCGCACGGCGTCGACGGGCTGCTGTACGGGCATATCGGCGACGGCTGCATCCACGTCCGGCTGGACCTGCCGATCGCCGACGCGCCGCAGCGCTTCCGCGCCTTCCTCGAGGACGCCACCGATCTGGTGGTCCGCCACGGCGGTTCGCTGTCCGGCGAGCACGGCGACGGCCACGCCCGCTCGGAACTGTTGGCGCGCATGTACTCTCCGGCGGCGCTGGACGCCTTCGCCGAGTTCAAGGCCCTGTTCGATCCGGACGACGTGCTGAATCCGGGAATCCTGGTGCGGCCCAAGCGGATCGACGAGAACCTGCGCCTGGCCGGACTGCGCCCGGTGCCGTCGGCGGGCGGATTCGCCCTGCCGCACGACCGCGATCTCGGCGCGGCCGTGCATCGCTGCGTCGGAATCGGCAAGTGCCGCGCCGACACCCGCGCCACGGGCGGCTTCATGTGCCCGTCCTATCTGGCGACCGCCGACGAGAAGGACAGCACCCGCGGCCGCGCCCGCGTCCTCCAGGAGGTGGTCCGCGGCGCGCTCGACTGGCGCTCCGACGCCGTCGCCGACTCCCTGGACCTGTGCCTGTCCTGCAAGGCTTGCGGCTCCGACTGTCCCGCAGGCGTGGACATGGCCACCTACAAATCCGAAACCCTGCACCGGCGCTACCGCCACCGTCTCCGCCCCCGCGATCACTACGCCCTGGGGCAGCTGCCCCGCTGGCTGGCGCTCGCCACCCGCGCCCCCCGCCTGTTCAACTCCCTGACCACGCTGTCCCCACTACGCCGCCTGGGCCTGCGCGCCGCCGGTATGGACCCCCGCCGCGAGGTTCCTGCCTTGGCGCCCAAGAGCTTTCGCGCACAATGGAAGCGCCGTATCGAGTCGACATCAGATGCCCCGAGGCCGCGCAATGCCGATGTCATGCTGTGGATCGACAGCTTCACCGACGTGTTCGCCCCGGAGATCGCTTGGACCGCAGTCGAATTGATCGAATCGCTAGGGCACGCCGTCACCATTCCGGCGCGCCGGGTGTGCTGCGGGCTGACCTGGATCAGCACCGGGCAGCTGGACGGTGCGCGAAAACGATTGCGCGCCACGCTCGATGCACTCGACGAGCACGTGCGGGCGGGAGGAATCGTGGTCGGGCTGGAGCCCTCGTGCACCGCGGTACTGCGGTCGGATCTGGCGGAACTGCTCCCCGACGACCCGAGGTCGGCGGCCACCGCCGCGGCGGTACGCACCCTGGCGGAATTCCTCGAGCGAGATCCCGCCTGGCGCCCACCCGACCGATCGGCCGACACCGTACTGGTGCAACCGCACTGCCATCACCACGCCGTACTCGGATTCGACGCCGACCGCCGCATCCTCTCCGCCACCGGCGCCCACGTGACCGAAATCACCGGATGCTGTGGACTTGCTGGCAATTTCGGCATGCAATCCGGCCATTACGACATTTCGGTTGCCGTAGCAGAAAACGGGCTATTACCCGCCCTCCGCAGCGCCGCCACCGGAACCCACTTCATAGCCGACGGCTTCTCCTGCCGCACCCAAGCCGAACAACTCGGCACCCACACCGGCCACCACCTCGCCCAATTCCTGCGGGAACGCTGA
- a CDS encoding DNA-3-methyladenine glycosylase family protein yields MCRVTTTIGGAARTVTADRTIDLAHTVAPLRRGSGDPCHRVTPDGAHWHASRMPSGAVTYRLAQAGPCAVAAQAWGPGAAEFLDRLPHMLCLDEDVSGFAPAHPKIAEAHRRFPGLRMLRTGLVFETLVPTVLEQRVHLVSARASWRKLVWRFGEPAPGPLPLRLPPDADTWRHIPSWSYHRANVDPRRSRTIVLAARMAAKLEQAATLDHAAAAHLLRTVPGIGIWTAAEIAQRALGDPDALSIGDYHLSSIIGWTLLGHPIDDDTMIEYLEPLRPHRYRAVRLLEISGQAHKTKFAPRTPLVDHSRI; encoded by the coding sequence ATGTGCCGGGTGACTACGACGATCGGCGGCGCGGCGCGCACGGTGACCGCCGACCGAACGATCGATCTCGCGCACACCGTCGCCCCGCTGCGGCGCGGGTCCGGCGACCCCTGCCATCGGGTGACGCCGGACGGCGCGCACTGGCACGCCTCGCGGATGCCCTCCGGCGCGGTGACCTATCGCCTGGCCCAGGCCGGGCCGTGCGCGGTGGCGGCGCAGGCGTGGGGTCCGGGCGCCGCGGAATTCCTCGACCGGCTGCCGCACATGCTGTGCCTGGACGAGGACGTCTCCGGATTCGCCCCCGCCCATCCGAAGATCGCCGAGGCGCACCGCCGTTTCCCGGGGCTGCGGATGCTGCGCACCGGCCTGGTGTTCGAGACGCTGGTCCCGACCGTGCTGGAGCAGCGGGTGCACCTCGTCTCGGCGCGGGCGTCGTGGCGAAAGCTGGTGTGGCGGTTCGGCGAACCCGCGCCCGGCCCGCTACCGCTGCGGCTGCCGCCGGACGCCGACACCTGGCGGCACATCCCGTCCTGGAGCTACCACCGCGCCAATGTCGACCCGCGCCGCTCCCGCACGATCGTGCTGGCCGCCCGCATGGCCGCCAAACTGGAGCAGGCCGCCACCCTGGACCACGCGGCCGCCGCCCACCTGCTGCGCACCGTCCCGGGCATCGGCATCTGGACCGCCGCCGAAATCGCCCAGCGCGCCCTGGGCGACCCCGACGCCCTCTCCATCGGCGACTACCACCTGTCCTCGATCATCGGCTGGACCCTCCTGGGCCACCCCATCGACGACGACACCATGATCGAATACCTGGAACCCCTACGCCCCCACCGCTACCGAGCCGTCCGCCTCCTCGAAATCTCCGGCCAGGCCCACAAAACCAAATTCGCCCCCCGCACCCCCCTGGTAGACCACAGCCGCATCTAA
- a CDS encoding twin-arginine translocation signal domain-containing protein, protein MALARFEVLAEEDDVDRRSFLKTAALAGTVGLSAPTVTPMSIDRLRQTVHSLILLEDSVGSTTAKPLIDTMTRTCTSLLRYCPELLKPELSRVTAEAVASSAYAAWDQKDPKLADRLFRQAYEHAENSGDTDMQAGILVDRNHLAVGTHRYADASDYADGALAIRVHDPRMADLRALCAARAYAYANRRKDARTQLDAVSGDLRPPTTPDQSYAYLVAPWFAFSITSSVLEVTGDRQGAAEALEKSLPLISPYRVREQATTLLRLVRLTAPQDLDRAADAAKQAVQLARKNTSPRLWEDYRQTRQLLSPWDGSRALHELDIVAEEVLSN, encoded by the coding sequence ATGGCGCTGGCACGTTTCGAAGTGCTCGCCGAGGAGGACGACGTGGACCGGAGAAGCTTTCTGAAGACAGCCGCTCTAGCGGGCACGGTGGGATTGTCGGCCCCGACCGTCACGCCGATGTCGATCGACCGTCTGCGACAAACCGTCCACTCGTTGATACTGCTGGAGGACTCGGTCGGATCGACCACCGCCAAACCACTCATCGACACTATGACCCGTACCTGCACGTCGCTATTGCGTTACTGTCCGGAACTGTTGAAGCCCGAGCTGTCGCGAGTGACTGCCGAAGCGGTCGCCTCCAGCGCCTATGCGGCATGGGACCAGAAAGATCCCAAACTGGCGGACAGACTGTTCAGGCAGGCATACGAGCATGCCGAGAATTCGGGCGACACCGACATGCAGGCGGGCATTCTGGTGGACCGCAATCATCTCGCTGTGGGGACTCACCGGTACGCCGATGCCTCCGACTACGCCGACGGTGCACTGGCCATCCGTGTGCACGACCCTCGCATGGCCGATCTCCGGGCACTGTGCGCCGCGCGAGCCTACGCATACGCCAACCGGCGAAAGGATGCCCGCACACAGCTGGACGCCGTGTCGGGAGATCTCAGGCCCCCGACAACGCCCGATCAGTCGTACGCGTATCTGGTGGCTCCATGGTTTGCTTTCTCCATCACCAGTTCCGTACTGGAAGTGACCGGAGACCGCCAGGGCGCGGCCGAAGCGCTGGAAAAGTCGCTGCCCCTTATCTCGCCGTACAGAGTGCGCGAGCAGGCTACGACGCTTCTCCGATTGGTCCGGCTCACCGCACCGCAGGATCTCGATAGAGCCGCCGACGCCGCCAAACAAGCTGTCCAGCTGGCCCGAAAAAACACCTCACCGCGATTGTGGGAGGACTACCGGCAAACTCGCCAGCTCCTGTCGCCATGGGACGGCAGTCGCGCATTGCACGAACTCGACATTGTCGCCGAAGAGGTGCTGTCGAACTGA
- a CDS encoding ABC transporter substrate-binding protein: MKTSTRAVLGVVLAAALLIAAALWLGRTGDGSGRTVVRLRIWDENFVPAYRASLDAFERANPDVAVRITVVPWSSYQQKLRLDVAGGTADDLFWTNLYEDYADAGRLLDIGAALGPDAARAWDPSAVAQYSRHGKLWAVPQFVDGGTAVYYNRDLLAAAGIDPAELNTLRWGGPDDTLRPLLRRLAAVAPWPYNAAHDFQSIDLPFLGSAGGRFQDAAGHFVFDGPQGVTAYEYLVRLVADRLAPSAADTDTNRDFTKNAFLQGKLALLQSGTYNLAQIAQQARFPWGVALLPAGPAGRVSTDNAIGVAGNAATPHPDAVRRVLAWLGSAAGNRYLGLDGSSIPAVVADQQVYRDYWAHKGIDVSPFFDVLAGPRISSGGGSGFPVALEAIDQILGEMFLGRIPVPEALSRACAAADAAVAGR, from the coding sequence ATGAAGACCTCGACGCGGGCGGTGCTGGGTGTCGTCCTCGCGGCGGCGCTGCTGATCGCGGCCGCGCTGTGGCTCGGCCGCACCGGCGACGGCTCGGGTCGCACGGTGGTGCGGCTGCGGATCTGGGACGAGAACTTCGTGCCCGCCTACCGGGCGTCGCTGGACGCGTTCGAGCGCGCGAATCCCGATGTCGCGGTGCGGATCACGGTGGTGCCGTGGTCGTCGTATCAGCAGAAGCTGCGGCTGGACGTGGCGGGCGGCACCGCCGACGACCTGTTCTGGACCAACCTCTACGAGGACTACGCCGATGCCGGGCGGCTGCTGGACATCGGCGCGGCGCTGGGCCCGGATGCGGCCCGGGCGTGGGATCCGTCCGCGGTGGCGCAGTACAGCCGCCACGGAAAGCTGTGGGCGGTACCGCAATTCGTCGACGGCGGGACGGCGGTGTACTACAACCGCGATCTGCTCGCGGCCGCGGGCATCGACCCGGCGGAGCTGAACACGCTGCGCTGGGGCGGCCCCGACGACACCCTCCGCCCGCTGCTGCGCCGACTGGCCGCGGTGGCGCCCTGGCCCTACAACGCGGCGCACGACTTCCAGTCCATCGACCTGCCGTTCCTCGGTTCGGCCGGGGGGCGATTCCAGGACGCGGCCGGGCATTTCGTCTTCGACGGCCCGCAGGGCGTGACGGCCTACGAGTACCTGGTGCGGCTGGTCGCCGACCGCCTCGCCCCGTCGGCGGCCGATACCGACACCAATCGCGACTTCACGAAAAACGCGTTCCTGCAAGGCAAACTGGCGCTGCTGCAATCGGGCACCTACAACCTCGCCCAGATCGCGCAGCAGGCGCGCTTCCCGTGGGGCGTCGCCCTGCTGCCCGCCGGACCGGCCGGACGGGTGAGCACCGACAATGCCATCGGCGTAGCCGGAAACGCCGCGACCCCCCACCCGGACGCCGTCCGGCGGGTACTGGCATGGCTGGGGAGCGCCGCGGGCAATCGGTACCTGGGGCTGGACGGTTCCAGCATTCCCGCGGTGGTGGCGGATCAGCAGGTGTATCGAGACTACTGGGCGCACAAGGGCATCGACGTGTCCCCGTTCTTCGATGTGCTGGCCGGGCCCCGCATCTCCTCGGGCGGCGGCTCCGGCTTCCCGGTCGCCCTGGAGGCAATCGACCAGATCCTCGGCGAAATGTTCCTGGGCCGAATCCCGGTGCCGGAGGCCCTGTCCCGCGCCTGCGCGGCGGCCGACGCCGCAGTCGCGGGGCGGTAG
- a CDS encoding carbohydrate ABC transporter permease has protein sequence MSTDRTRMFRSVAAYAVLIAGALLTVAPLVLSALTAVKTPARFAVESPLALPNPVTADNFRIVLDQGLGRAVLVTALMTVFITGGQLITSTLAAYAFARTEFPGREALFWAYLVTMMIPPVVTLIPLYLMFAKLGALNTFWALVLPFVFGSPYAIFLLRQYFRAIPGELIGAARLDGASTLDVIVHVVVPMSRPVLATLTLITIVSQWNNFLWPLVASSGRTWQVLTVATANLQTQYNAQWTLVMAATTLAIVPLVVLFLVFQRQVLRSIAWSGVK, from the coding sequence ATGAGTACTGACCGCACGCGGATGTTCCGCTCCGTGGCCGCCTATGCGGTGCTGATCGCGGGCGCGCTGCTCACCGTCGCGCCGCTGGTGCTCAGCGCGCTGACCGCGGTGAAGACGCCCGCCCGGTTCGCGGTGGAATCGCCGCTGGCGCTGCCGAATCCGGTGACCGCCGACAACTTCCGCATCGTGCTGGATCAGGGCCTGGGCCGGGCGGTGCTGGTGACCGCGCTGATGACGGTGTTCATCACCGGCGGGCAGCTGATCACCTCGACGCTGGCCGCCTACGCCTTCGCGCGCACCGAATTCCCGGGCCGCGAGGCGCTGTTCTGGGCGTACCTGGTCACCATGATGATCCCGCCGGTGGTGACGCTCATCCCGCTGTATCTGATGTTCGCGAAACTCGGTGCGCTCAATACCTTCTGGGCGCTGGTGCTGCCGTTCGTCTTCGGCTCGCCGTACGCGATCTTCCTGCTGCGGCAGTACTTCCGGGCGATCCCGGGGGAGCTGATCGGGGCGGCGCGGCTGGACGGCGCCAGCACCCTCGATGTGATCGTGCACGTGGTGGTGCCGATGAGCCGCCCGGTGCTGGCGACGCTGACGCTGATCACGATCGTCTCGCAGTGGAACAACTTCCTGTGGCCGCTGGTCGCCAGCAGCGGCCGCACCTGGCAGGTATTGACGGTGGCTACCGCGAATTTACAGACCCAGTACAACGCGCAGTGGACGCTGGTGATGGCGGCGACGACGCTGGCCATCGTCCCACTCGTGGTGCTGTTCCTGGTTTTCCAGCGCCAGGTGCTGCGGTCGATCGCGTGGTCGGGGGTGAAATGA